In the genome of Desulfomonilia bacterium, one region contains:
- a CDS encoding class I SAM-dependent methyltransferase → MDKMEGIKTHFDEEAEEYDGIIRKLMPYYTHMVKTIADCIPFKKDESIEVIDLGCGTGTISKAILDIYPNARFTCVDMAPRMLKMAERKLCDAKGARYINCDFYQFEFDKRYDVVVSSLALHHLVTDDDKMGFYRKISDSVKPGGIFINGDVVLASYEWLHDMYLGKWKEYMSKSVPMEEIEKAWMPLHFREDSPISMMKHLEMLKEAGFNTMDIVWKYYNVAVYLAMK, encoded by the coding sequence ATGGATAAAATGGAGGGTATCAAGACTCATTTTGATGAGGAAGCGGAAGAATATGACGGAATAATAAGAAAACTCATGCCGTATTACACCCATATGGTAAAGACAATAGCTGATTGCATACCCTTTAAGAAGGATGAGTCAATTGAGGTTATAGATCTTGGCTGCGGAACAGGTACAATTTCCAAGGCGATATTGGATATATACCCTAATGCAAGGTTTACCTGTGTGGATATGGCCCCAAGAATGCTTAAGATGGCTGAAAGAAAGCTTTGTGATGCCAAGGGGGCAAGGTATATTAACTGTGATTTTTATCAGTTTGAGTTTGACAAAAGGTATGACGTTGTGGTGTCTTCTCTTGCACTCCACCATCTGGTAACGGATGACGACAAGATGGGTTTTTACAGGAAGATTTCTGATAGTGTAAAGCCCGGAGGAATATTTATAAACGGAGATGTTGTGCTTGCATCTTATGAGTGGCTTCATGATATGTATTTGGGAAAATGGAAGGAGTACATGTCAAAGTCAGTTCCTATGGAGGAAATTGAAAAAGCTTGGATGCCTCTGCATTTCAGAGAGGATTCGCCCATATCAATGATGAAGCACCTTGAGATGCTTAAGGAAGCCGGTTTTAATACTATGGATATTGTTTGGAAATACTATAACGTGGCGGTTTATCTTGCTATGAAGTAG
- the rlmD gene encoding 23S rRNA (uracil(1939)-C(5))-methyltransferase RlmD — protein sequence MPIVEKDKEYRITITGMNHEGQGVGRVDGFTVFVDDALEGEEVLVRITKVSKSYSVGRLVEIINPSASRISPFCPAFEKCGGCSLQHMSMEAQLRFKTNLVKESIKRIGKLEDVIIHETIGTKDPFNYRNKAQYPVRAGTDKPIAGFYARRSHEIIECKGCGIQNETSDRIKDAVSGFMHRYKIVPYDEAKGTGLVRHIMTREGFKTRETMVVIVINGKDFPHKDKLIQELVEREPSIKSIYLNINRKNTNIIMGEENIKIYGEDFITEYIEDLKFRISPLAFFQVNPVQTEVLYGKALQYADLTGNEVVYDLYCGTGTISLFLARKARKVYGIEVVADAIRDAVKNAEINCIKNTEFIVGEAEKVELTQRADVVVLDPPRKGCDEKLLKTLVDMGPKRIVYVSCNPATLARDLNYLAENGFEVLEVQPVDMFPWTGHVETIIMMTKCGSEDKK from the coding sequence ATGCCGATTGTTGAAAAAGATAAGGAATACAGGATTACTATAACCGGAATGAACCACGAGGGCCAGGGAGTTGGCAGGGTGGATGGGTTCACGGTGTTTGTTGATGATGCCTTGGAAGGCGAAGAGGTACTTGTAAGGATCACTAAAGTTAGCAAGTCCTACTCGGTAGGCCGATTGGTGGAGATCATAAACCCGTCTGCCAGCCGAATATCACCATTCTGCCCGGCCTTTGAAAAATGCGGCGGCTGCAGCTTGCAGCACATGAGCATGGAAGCACAACTCAGGTTTAAAACCAACCTTGTGAAAGAAAGCATAAAAAGGATAGGCAAGCTGGAAGATGTAATAATCCATGAGACAATCGGTACGAAGGATCCATTTAATTATAGAAACAAGGCCCAGTATCCTGTTAGAGCAGGTACAGATAAGCCGATTGCAGGATTTTATGCAAGACGATCTCATGAGATCATAGAGTGCAAGGGCTGCGGAATTCAGAATGAAACCAGTGATCGGATAAAGGATGCTGTAAGTGGATTCATGCATAGATATAAGATTGTTCCGTACGATGAAGCCAAAGGTACAGGACTTGTAAGGCATATAATGACCAGGGAAGGCTTTAAAACAAGGGAAACCATGGTTGTTATTGTTATAAACGGAAAAGACTTTCCGCATAAGGACAAGCTGATTCAAGAACTGGTTGAAAGGGAGCCATCAATAAAAAGCATTTATCTGAACATCAACAGAAAAAACACCAATATTATTATGGGTGAAGAGAATATTAAAATATATGGTGAAGATTTTATCACAGAATACATAGAGGATTTAAAATTCAGAATATCTCCCCTTGCATTTTTCCAGGTAAACCCAGTGCAGACTGAGGTGCTCTATGGAAAGGCACTCCAATATGCGGATTTGACAGGAAATGAGGTGGTATACGACCTGTACTGCGGAACAGGGACCATATCATTGTTTCTGGCCAGGAAAGCGAGAAAGGTCTACGGCATAGAGGTAGTAGCCGATGCAATAAGAGATGCGGTGAAAAACGCAGAAATAAACTGTATTAAAAATACAGAGTTTATTGTAGGGGAAGCAGAAAAGGTGGAGTTGACCCAAAGGGCTGATGTGGTGGTACTTGACCCTCCAAGGAAGGGCTGCGATGAGAAACTGCTTAAGACTTTGGTGGATATGGGACCCAAAAGGATTGTCTATGTGTCATGTAATCCTGCGACGTTGGCGAGGGATTTGAATTATCTTGCGGAGAATGGGTTTGAGGTGCTTGAGGTGCAGCCGGTAGATATGTTCCCATGGACGGGGCACGTTGAAACGATAATAATGATGACGAAATGTGGTTCGGAGGACAAAAAGTAG